A genomic segment from Armatimonadota bacterium encodes:
- the fusA gene encoding elongation factor G — translation MKQVGIKAIRNVAFVGHGGSGKTSLTEALLFLTGGIDRMGKVEDGNTVSDFDADEIKRKISINASVVPVEWKEHKVNIIDAPGYLDFIGDMVGALHVADAAVLVTPAQSAPEVGFDIALEYIEKRGIARAVFISKMDRENADFEARLKELRERFGSRVVPVIVPIGAEAAFEGVVNLISMRAVRGTGAKATESEVPASLQEQVARYHEWLEESAAEGDDELTLKYLEGEPLTTEEIQRGLKEGIASGKLIPVVCGSASNLNGLTAFLDFIVGEFPSPADMPPVKGTHPQTGQEETRKPDDNEPLAAFVFKTMADPYVGKLTYFRVMSGVLRSDSHVWNANKEREERVGQIFFLRGKQQEPTPAVHAGDIGAIAKLQETSTGDTLTDKAKPVLLPGIEFPSPVYSIAIRAKSKADEDRLGPALSRLAEEDPTFRFYRDPETGQTVISGMGESHLDVVIERMKRKFGTEVTTEELRIPYRETIRSKAQAQGKHKKQTGGRGQYGDCWIEIEPYPDGEFLFEDRIVGGVIPKQYIPAVEKGVRDAMRRGVLAGYPVVNVKCAVYDGSYHTVDSSDQAFQIAGSLAFQNAAAKANMVLLEPVLKVEIIVPEEFLGDVISDLNGKRGRVMGTESAGTGRQKITALVPQAEMVRYAIDLRSITRGRGRFSTEFSHYDEVPAHIAQQIIERAKKERAEAEK, via the coding sequence GTGAAACAGGTTGGCATCAAGGCGATACGCAATGTGGCGTTCGTAGGACATGGAGGATCAGGCAAAACCAGCCTGACGGAGGCGTTGCTGTTCCTCACCGGCGGTATCGACCGCATGGGCAAAGTGGAAGACGGCAATACCGTCTCGGATTTTGACGCCGATGAGATCAAGCGCAAGATTAGCATCAACGCCTCTGTGGTGCCGGTAGAGTGGAAGGAACACAAGGTGAACATTATCGACGCCCCCGGCTACCTGGACTTTATCGGTGATATGGTGGGTGCGCTGCACGTGGCAGATGCCGCTGTGTTGGTGACACCGGCGCAGAGCGCGCCGGAAGTGGGCTTTGATATCGCCCTGGAGTATATCGAGAAACGAGGCATTGCGCGAGCGGTGTTCATCAGCAAGATGGACCGCGAGAATGCAGACTTCGAGGCGCGCTTGAAGGAGCTACGGGAGCGGTTCGGCTCGCGGGTGGTTCCGGTAATCGTGCCGATCGGTGCCGAGGCGGCATTTGAAGGTGTCGTGAACCTGATTTCCATGCGGGCAGTACGCGGCACAGGCGCGAAGGCGACCGAGAGCGAGGTGCCAGCATCCCTGCAAGAGCAGGTGGCTCGCTATCACGAGTGGCTGGAAGAATCTGCCGCTGAGGGCGATGACGAACTGACGCTCAAGTATCTGGAGGGCGAGCCGCTGACCACCGAGGAGATCCAGCGTGGACTGAAAGAAGGTATCGCCAGCGGAAAATTGATCCCTGTGGTATGCGGTTCCGCAAGCAATCTGAACGGCTTAACCGCCTTCCTGGATTTCATCGTCGGTGAGTTCCCATCGCCGGCAGACATGCCGCCTGTCAAGGGTACCCATCCACAGACCGGACAGGAGGAGACGCGCAAGCCGGACGACAACGAGCCTCTGGCAGCGTTCGTGTTCAAGACAATGGCAGACCCGTACGTGGGTAAGCTGACCTACTTCCGCGTGATGTCAGGAGTGCTGCGCTCCGATAGCCACGTCTGGAACGCCAACAAGGAACGGGAAGAGCGCGTCGGGCAGATTTTCTTCCTGCGCGGCAAACAACAGGAACCGACGCCGGCAGTGCACGCAGGCGACATCGGCGCGATTGCCAAACTGCAGGAAACCAGCACCGGCGATACGCTGACCGACAAGGCGAAACCTGTCCTGCTGCCGGGTATTGAGTTCCCCAGCCCGGTGTACAGCATTGCTATTCGCGCCAAGAGCAAGGCGGACGAAGACCGTCTGGGACCTGCCCTCAGCCGGTTGGCGGAAGAGGACCCCACCTTCCGGTTCTACCGTGACCCCGAAACGGGGCAGACGGTGATCTCCGGCATGGGCGAATCACATCTGGACGTGGTCATCGAACGCATGAAGCGCAAGTTCGGCACGGAGGTGACCACTGAGGAACTGCGCATCCCTTACCGGGAGACCATCCGCAGCAAGGCGCAGGCGCAGGGCAAACACAAGAAGCAGACCGGTGGTCGCGGTCAGTACGGCGACTGCTGGATCGAGATAGAGCCGTATCCCGATGGCGAGTTCCTGTTTGAAGACCGCATCGTGGGTGGCGTCATCCCGAAGCAGTATATTCCGGCGGTGGAGAAGGGTGTGCGAGACGCCATGCGCCGGGGTGTGCTGGCGGGCTACCCCGTCGTCAACGTGAAGTGTGCGGTGTATGACGGTTCCTACCACACGGTGGACTCGTCGGACCAGGCGTTCCAGATAGCGGGCAGCCTGGCGTTCCAGAACGCCGCCGCGAAAGCAAACATGGTGCTGCTGGAGCCGGTGCTGAAGGTGGAAATCATCGTGCCCGAGGAGTTTCTGGGCGACGTGATTAGCGACCTGAACGGCAAGCGGGGGCGCGTGATGGGTACGGAAAGCGCGGGAACCGGCAGGCAGAAGATTACCGCCCTCGTTCCGCAAGCGGAGATGGTGCGATACGCCATTGACCTGCGCTCTATCACGCGGGGACGCGGGCGGTTTTCTACGGAGTTCTCGCACTATGATGAGGTGCCGGCGCATATCGCCCAGCAGATTATCGAGCGCGCGAAGAAGGAGCGTGCCGAGGCGGAGAAATAA
- the rpsZ gene encoding 30S ribosomal protein S14 type Z, with amino-acid sequence MAKECLKVKARRPQKFKVREYHRCNICGRPRGYIRKFGLCRICFREMAHRGLLPGVKKSSW; translated from the coding sequence GTGGCAAAAGAGTGCTTGAAAGTCAAAGCGCGGCGTCCGCAGAAGTTTAAGGTGCGCGAGTACCACCGGTGCAACATCTGTGGTCGCCCTCGCGGCTATATCCGCAAGTTCGGCTTGTGCCGAATCTGCTTCCGCGAGATGGCGCACCGCGGGCTGTTGCCCGGTGTCAAAAAATCATCGTGGTAA
- the rpsH gene encoding 30S ribosomal protein S8 produces the protein MPVTDPIADMLTRIRNANMALHETVELDASKLKVEICRILKEEGYIKDYEVIEAKPQNRLRITLKYGAKQGRTRERAITNLRRVSKPGLRVYRKAKDLKPVYFGFGTAIISTSRGVMTDKQARRLGLGGEVLAEVW, from the coding sequence ATGCCTGTCACCGATCCGATTGCGGATATGTTAACCCGTATCCGCAACGCGAACATGGCACTCCACGAGACCGTGGAGCTGGACGCTTCTAAGCTGAAAGTAGAAATCTGCCGGATACTCAAGGAAGAGGGCTACATCAAGGATTACGAGGTCATTGAGGCAAAGCCTCAAAACCGGTTACGCATCACCTTGAAGTACGGTGCGAAGCAGGGCAGAACCCGCGAGCGCGCGATCACGAATCTGCGCCGGGTGAGCAAACCCGGATTGCGCGTGTACCGCAAGGCAAAAGACCTGAAGCCCGTCTATTTCGGCTTCGGAACCGCTATTATCAGCACTTCGCGCGGTGTCATGACCGACAAGCAGGCTCGTCGGCTGGGTTTAGGCGGCGAAGTGCTGGCGGAAGTGTGGTAA
- the rplF gene encoding 50S ribosomal protein L6 — translation MSRIGKKPIPIPQGVDVQWEPGTITVSGPLGTLTKKIPAEMIVKREDGFLLVERPSDERTHRALHGLTRTLIANMVEGVSKGYQRVLEVVGVGYRAQKEGEKLSLSVGYAQPKVLEPLPGITFEVGQDVNTRMPLITVKGIDKEVVGQQAALIRRVRPPEPYKGMGIRYRGEQIRRKAGKSGKAGGKGKGK, via the coding sequence ATGTCACGCATAGGCAAAAAACCGATACCCATACCGCAGGGGGTGGACGTACAGTGGGAGCCGGGCACTATCACCGTTTCCGGTCCCCTCGGTACGCTGACCAAGAAGATACCTGCCGAGATGATAGTCAAGCGCGAAGATGGTTTCCTGCTGGTAGAGCGTCCCAGCGACGAGCGAACTCACCGTGCCCTGCACGGCTTGACTCGCACACTCATTGCGAACATGGTGGAGGGCGTCTCCAAGGGCTACCAGCGGGTGCTGGAGGTGGTGGGTGTGGGGTACCGCGCTCAAAAGGAGGGTGAGAAGCTCTCGCTGAGCGTGGGCTACGCTCAGCCCAAGGTGCTGGAGCCCCTGCCGGGTATCACCTTCGAGGTGGGGCAGGATGTGAATACTCGTATGCCCCTGATCACGGTCAAGGGCATTGACAAGGAAGTGGTCGGTCAGCAGGCGGCGCTGATCCGTCGCGTACGTCCACCGGAGCCCTACAAAGGGATGGGGATCCGATATCGAGGCGAACAGATACGGCGTAAAGCCGGCAAGAGCGGTAAAGCTGGCGGGAAAGGCAAGGGGAAGTAA
- the rplR gene encoding 50S ribosomal protein L18 codes for MIEHKHVAPRQRGRLLRHARVRKKIRGTAERPRLVVFRSLKYIYAQVIDDEKGHTLATASSLEPVLRNSLPKTDNTEAAKAVGRLIAERAIDAGVRHVVFDRGGYKYHGRVKALADAAREGGLEF; via the coding sequence ATGATAGAGCATAAACATGTTGCCCCCCGTCAAAGGGGACGATTGCTGCGCCATGCGCGCGTGCGCAAGAAGATTCGAGGTACTGCCGAGCGTCCGCGCCTGGTAGTGTTTCGTAGCCTGAAGTACATCTATGCGCAGGTGATAGACGACGAGAAGGGGCATACTCTCGCCACTGCCTCGTCGCTGGAGCCTGTTCTGCGCAACTCTCTGCCCAAGACCGATAACACCGAAGCCGCCAAAGCCGTCGGTCGACTCATTGCGGAGCGTGCGATCGATGCGGGAGTGCGACACGTGGTGTTCGACCGCGGTGGCTACAAGTATCATGGGCGCGTGAAGGCGCTGGCAGATGCGGCACGAGAAGGGGGACTGGAGTTCTAA
- the rpsE gene encoding 30S ribosomal protein S5 yields the protein MARIDAETLNLQERVIRTNRVQKTHKGGRTMSWNALVVVGDGEGHVGAGLGKARAIPDAIRKGVEDAKKRLIEVPIVGTSIPHQVVTSFGASTVILKPASPGTGVVAGTSMRAILEAAGVKDVLGKCLGSRNPINVAWATMKALQMLKRVDHVAEIRGKQPEQIVPWMRKYLEGKEEGTTDGS from the coding sequence ATGGCACGAATAGATGCGGAGACACTCAATTTGCAGGAGCGCGTGATTCGGACGAACCGCGTGCAGAAGACACACAAGGGCGGTCGCACGATGAGCTGGAACGCGCTGGTCGTGGTCGGCGACGGCGAGGGACACGTCGGCGCGGGGCTGGGAAAAGCTCGCGCTATTCCCGATGCCATCCGCAAGGGCGTGGAGGACGCCAAGAAGCGATTGATCGAGGTACCCATTGTGGGAACCTCTATCCCGCATCAGGTGGTGACGTCGTTCGGAGCGTCGACGGTGATTTTGAAGCCGGCATCGCCCGGTACCGGTGTGGTGGCGGGCACCTCGATGCGCGCTATTCTGGAAGCCGCCGGCGTCAAAGACGTGCTGGGCAAGTGTCTGGGCTCCAGAAATCCCATCAATGTCGCGTGGGCAACGATGAAGGCGCTGCAGATGCTCAAGCGCGTCGATCATGTGGCAGAGATACGCGGCAAGCAACCAGAGCAGATAGTGCCGTGGATGCGCAAGTACCTGGAAGGCAAGGAGGAGGGAACGACAGATGGCTCTTAA
- the rpmD gene encoding 50S ribosomal protein L30 → MALKITLVRSPIGYSQRQKRTVEALGLRRLHQSVLKPDNPAIRGMVRKISHLVTVEEVADNAVTKEAANVSA, encoded by the coding sequence ATGGCTCTTAAGATTACCCTCGTCCGCAGCCCCATTGGCTATAGCCAAAGACAGAAGCGCACTGTGGAAGCACTGGGCTTGCGTCGCCTGCACCAGAGCGTGCTGAAGCCTGATAACCCGGCTATTCGGGGCATGGTGCGCAAGATCAGTCATCTGGTGACGGTGGAAGAAGTGGCTGACAATGCGGTCACAAAGGAGGCTGCGAATGTTTCTGCATGA
- the rplO gene encoding 50S ribosomal protein L15, translated as MFLHELRPNPGATHRRKRIGRGIGSGHGKTAGRGTKGQKARDQVPLTFEGGQTPLHRRLPRLKGFKNPTHKEYTIINVALLEERFEAGDVVTPELLLERRIIKKLEKDGLKVLGEGELTKALTVRAHKFSKSAEQKITAAGGSVEAI; from the coding sequence ATGTTTCTGCATGAACTCAGACCTAACCCCGGCGCTACCCATCGCCGCAAGCGCATCGGACGAGGCATCGGTTCGGGGCATGGCAAGACCGCCGGACGCGGCACCAAAGGACAGAAAGCTCGCGACCAGGTGCCGTTGACCTTTGAAGGTGGTCAGACCCCCTTGCACCGCCGCCTGCCTCGCCTGAAGGGGTTCAAGAACCCCACCCACAAGGAGTACACGATTATCAACGTGGCTCTGCTGGAGGAGCGCTTTGAGGCGGGTGATGTGGTCACCCCCGAGCTGCTGCTGGAGCGCCGGATTATCAAGAAGCTGGAAAAAGACGGATTGAAAGTACTCGGTGAGGGCGAACTCACCAAAGCGCTCACCGTGCGTGCCCATAAGTTCAGCAAATCTGCCGAGCAGAAGATTACCGCTGCGGGAGGCAGTGTGGAGGCGATTTAA
- the secY gene encoding protein translocase subunit SecY, with product MLETLVAAWKLPDLRRRILFVFGAFGVYTLGLHIPVPGIDHAAMERLFAQGGVFGLVDVFSGGALRKFTIFAMGIVPYINASIIMQLLVAAIPQWKELQKEGETGRKEIAKRTRYLTVALAFLQSLGISITLVRSQILTANWWQLLVTATVLTAGTMFLLWLGEQITDKGVGNGVSLIIFASITASLPWQLSKVWESTSLQQAWISLILLTIVFLGTIVGIVYVTQAQRKIPIQHARRIVGMRQVGGHSSFLPLKIAMAGVIPIIFAISLMLLPMTIATAIPGDTGWVYYLKLAAQWLAPGDNGLALLLYAVVIVIFTYFYTAVQFDVNDIADNLKKYGSYIPGIRPGKPTADYLDKVVSRITFAGALFLAAVAVIQYITPWITGVSLGTFSLVGGTSLLIVVGVALDTMQSIEAQMLMRNYEGFLRE from the coding sequence ATGCTTGAGACGCTGGTAGCAGCATGGAAGTTACCCGACCTGCGCCGTCGCATCCTGTTTGTGTTCGGTGCGTTCGGGGTATATACGCTGGGATTGCACATCCCTGTGCCGGGCATTGACCATGCAGCCATGGAACGCCTGTTCGCCCAGGGAGGCGTGTTCGGACTGGTGGACGTGTTTTCCGGCGGCGCCCTGCGCAAGTTCACCATCTTTGCGATGGGCATTGTGCCCTACATCAATGCCTCGATCATTATGCAGCTGCTGGTGGCGGCGATTCCCCAATGGAAGGAGCTGCAAAAAGAGGGTGAGACAGGGCGCAAAGAGATTGCCAAGCGCACCCGCTATCTGACCGTAGCGCTGGCGTTCCTGCAGTCGCTGGGTATCAGCATCACGCTGGTGCGCTCGCAGATCCTCACCGCCAACTGGTGGCAGCTGTTAGTGACCGCAACAGTGCTGACGGCAGGCACCATGTTCCTGCTGTGGTTAGGCGAGCAGATTACCGACAAGGGTGTGGGCAACGGCGTTTCGCTCATTATCTTCGCCAGCATTACGGCGAGCCTGCCCTGGCAGCTGTCCAAAGTGTGGGAGTCCACCTCGTTGCAGCAGGCATGGATCAGCCTGATCCTGCTGACGATCGTGTTCCTGGGCACCATTGTGGGGATTGTGTACGTCACCCAGGCGCAGCGCAAGATTCCTATCCAGCACGCACGGCGCATTGTGGGGATGCGGCAGGTGGGCGGACACAGCTCGTTCCTGCCTCTCAAGATCGCGATGGCGGGCGTGATTCCGATTATCTTCGCCATCTCGCTGATGTTGCTGCCGATGACTATCGCTACCGCCATTCCGGGCGATACCGGATGGGTGTATTACCTGAAGCTGGCGGCACAGTGGTTAGCTCCGGGAGATAACGGCCTTGCTTTGCTGCTGTACGCGGTTGTCATCGTGATTTTCACTTACTTCTACACTGCGGTGCAGTTTGACGTGAACGACATCGCGGACAACCTGAAGAAGTACGGCAGTTATATCCCCGGTATCCGCCCCGGCAAACCGACGGCGGACTATCTGGACAAAGTGGTATCGCGTATTACCTTTGCGGGAGCGTTGTTCCTGGCGGCGGTAGCGGTGATACAGTACATTACCCCGTGGATTACGGGAGTGTCGTTGGGGACTTTCTCGCTGGTGGGTGGTACCTCCCTGCTCATCGTGGTGGGAGTAGCGCTGGACACGATGCAGAGCATCGAGGCACAGATGCTGATGCGCAACTACGAAGGCTTCCTGCGCGAATAG
- the adk gene encoding adenylate kinase — protein MIWILLGAPGAGKGTQAEQLQKDFGFVQISTGELLREAMRAGTELGKTVQGYVTRGDLVPDDVVAAVLQERLVRGDTGNGVILDGFPRTVRQAEILETLLARHCWQLCGVLYLEASEEVVQQRLGGRRNCPQCGANYHIVTMPPKVEGRCDRCGADLVVRPDDTPEAIRNRLEVYHKQTEPLVAFYEQRAMLERIDASGAVDEVYRLVKEAVSRRWRQCLAGG, from the coding sequence ATGATATGGATACTTTTGGGTGCCCCTGGTGCCGGAAAAGGTACTCAGGCGGAACAACTGCAGAAGGATTTCGGATTTGTGCAGATCAGCACGGGTGAGCTGCTGCGAGAAGCGATGCGAGCAGGCACCGAACTGGGCAAAACCGTGCAGGGCTACGTGACGCGCGGCGATCTGGTGCCTGATGATGTGGTAGCGGCGGTGCTGCAGGAACGATTGGTGCGGGGGGATACGGGCAACGGCGTGATACTGGATGGTTTCCCACGCACGGTACGGCAGGCAGAAATCCTCGAAACATTACTGGCAAGACATTGCTGGCAGCTGTGTGGAGTGCTCTATTTGGAAGCTTCGGAAGAAGTGGTGCAGCAGCGTCTGGGCGGCAGGCGAAACTGTCCTCAGTGTGGAGCCAACTATCATATCGTCACCATGCCGCCGAAGGTGGAAGGGCGTTGCGACCGGTGTGGGGCGGATCTGGTGGTGCGTCCTGACGACACCCCGGAGGCTATTCGGAATCGCCTCGAGGTGTACCATAAGCAAACCGAACCCCTGGTCGCCTTTTATGAGCAGCGAGCCATGCTCGAACGCATCGATGCCAGCGGTGCGGTCGATGAGGTCTATCGTTTGGTCAAGGAGGCGGTCTCGCGTCGCTGGCGACAGTGCTTGGCAGGCGGATGA
- a CDS encoding type I methionyl aminopeptidase translates to MIILKSPAEIEKIRAAGKVLARILRTLSESITPGVTTTADLDALAAILAKEAGARAAFKGYMGYPAHICTSVNHQVVHGLPSNRVLMPGDILSIDMGVELDGYYADAAVTVPVGEITPEAQRLLDITRQALYVGIDQAQVGKRIGDIASAIQKFVERHGYSVVRELVGHGVGKKIHEDPPVPNYGKPGTGPVLREGMTLAIEPMVNQGKSQVFCLSDKWTIVTEDGKLSAHFEHTVAITRKGPLILTVE, encoded by the coding sequence ATGATTATTCTCAAGAGTCCGGCAGAGATAGAGAAGATACGCGCCGCGGGCAAGGTGCTGGCGAGAATTCTGCGCACGCTCAGCGAATCGATAACGCCTGGCGTGACCACGACAGCGGATTTGGATGCTCTGGCAGCTATTCTGGCGAAAGAAGCGGGGGCACGTGCGGCGTTTAAGGGTTATATGGGCTATCCTGCGCATATCTGCACTTCGGTGAACCACCAGGTGGTGCATGGACTGCCGTCGAACCGGGTGCTGATGCCGGGAGACATCCTGAGCATCGATATGGGCGTGGAACTGGACGGCTATTATGCCGATGCCGCTGTGACCGTGCCCGTTGGTGAAATCACACCGGAAGCTCAAAGGCTGCTGGATATCACGCGCCAGGCGCTGTACGTGGGGATAGACCAGGCGCAGGTGGGAAAGCGCATCGGGGATATCGCTTCCGCCATCCAGAAGTTTGTGGAGCGGCATGGCTACTCGGTAGTGCGTGAACTGGTGGGGCATGGCGTGGGCAAGAAGATACACGAAGACCCTCCGGTGCCAAACTACGGAAAGCCGGGTACCGGACCGGTGCTCCGTGAAGGGATGACGCTGGCGATTGAGCCGATGGTGAATCAGGGTAAATCGCAGGTGTTCTGCTTGTCGGATAAATGGACCATAGTGACAGAGGACGGCAAGCTCTCTGCTCACTTTGAGCATACAGTAGCCATTACTCGTAAGGGTCCGCTCATCCTTACGGTAGAGTGA
- the infA gene encoding translation initiation factor IF-1, protein MAKKKEPVEKEKGLQVEGTVVETLPNAMFRVQIQEGHIVLAHVSGKMRMHFIKILPGDRVLVELSPYDLTRGRIIYRYK, encoded by the coding sequence ATGGCTAAGAAGAAGGAGCCTGTCGAGAAGGAGAAAGGGCTGCAGGTAGAAGGCACAGTGGTGGAGACCCTGCCGAACGCGATGTTTCGCGTGCAGATTCAGGAGGGACACATTGTGCTGGCACATGTTTCCGGCAAGATGCGGATGCACTTTATCAAAATCTTGCCCGGGGACCGGGTGCTGGTGGAACTGTCGCCCTACGACCTGACTCGCGGGCGGATTATCTATCGCTACAAATAG
- the rpmJ2 gene encoding 50S ribosomal protein L36 2 has protein sequence MKVRASVKKICNDCKIIRRRGVVRVICKKNPKHKQRQG, from the coding sequence ATGAAAGTCAGAGCGTCAGTGAAAAAAATCTGCAACGATTGCAAAATCATACGGCGCAGGGGTGTGGTTCGGGTCATCTGCAAGAAGAACCCGAAACACAAGCAGCGTCAGGGGTAA
- a CDS encoding 30S ribosomal protein S13 — MARIAGVDLPRDKKIEYALPYIYGIGLSSARKILAQCGIDPSTRVRQLTEGEISRLREVIDRDYRVEGELRREVQQNIRRLIEIGCYRGLRHRRGLPVRGQRTRTNARTRKGPRRTVGTKRKKK, encoded by the coding sequence TTGGCACGCATTGCTGGTGTAGATTTGCCGCGAGATAAGAAGATCGAGTATGCCCTGCCGTACATCTACGGCATTGGGCTGTCGAGCGCGCGCAAGATACTGGCACAGTGTGGGATAGACCCTTCGACGCGCGTGCGTCAGCTCACGGAGGGCGAGATCAGCCGTCTGCGCGAGGTCATCGACCGCGACTATCGCGTGGAGGGTGAACTGCGTCGTGAGGTGCAGCAGAACATCCGTCGCCTTATCGAGATAGGCTGCTATCGTGGTTTGAGGCACCGACGTGGATTGCCGGTGCGAGGTCAGCGCACGCGCACCAATGCGCGCACTCGCAAAGGTCCGCGCCGCACCGTGGGTACCAAGCGAAAGAAGAAGTAA
- the rpsK gene encoding 30S ribosomal protein S11 yields the protein MARKAVTTRQKAKPKKNIVHGVAHIQSTFNNTIVAITDVKGNVISWSSAGVVGFKGARKGTPFAAQMAAEDCARKAMEHGVRKVDVEVKGPGPGRETAIRALQAVGLDILSIKDVTPVPHNGCRPPKRRRV from the coding sequence ATGGCAAGAAAAGCCGTTACCACGCGACAAAAGGCAAAACCGAAGAAGAACATTGTTCACGGTGTTGCGCATATCCAGTCCACCTTTAATAACACGATAGTGGCGATTACGGATGTCAAGGGCAACGTGATTTCCTGGTCGAGCGCAGGAGTAGTGGGTTTCAAAGGTGCACGCAAGGGTACCCCCTTCGCGGCACAGATGGCAGCGGAGGATTGTGCCCGGAAGGCGATGGAGCACGGAGTGCGCAAGGTAGATGTGGAGGTCAAGGGTCCCGGTCCCGGGCGTGAGACCGCTATCCGTGCCTTGCAGGCAGTCGGGCTGGACATTCTCTCTATCAAGGACGTGACACCGGTACCTCATAATGGCTGTCGTCCGCCCAAACGACGCCGGGTGTAA
- the rpsD gene encoding 30S ribosomal protein S4 has translation MGIASPKCRLCRREGVKLFLKGERCYTKKCAIERESRRKPPGQHGAMAVSKKLTDYGKQLREKQKLRRIYRMEERPFRTYVDEAIRRPGVAGENLLQLLEMRLDNVVYRLGLAVSRDQARQLVSHGFFTVNGRQVNIPSYQLRPGDEVSVAQGKRDSEPIRSNLAKRGAHIPDWLTFDTSTLMGRVVARPTREQIDTDVEEQMIIEFYSR, from the coding sequence ATGGGTATTGCATCACCGAAGTGTCGTTTGTGTCGCCGCGAGGGCGTCAAGCTGTTCCTCAAGGGCGAACGGTGCTATACGAAAAAGTGCGCTATCGAGCGTGAGAGCCGTCGCAAGCCGCCAGGGCAGCATGGCGCCATGGCGGTGAGCAAGAAACTGACTGACTATGGCAAGCAGTTGCGCGAGAAACAGAAGCTGCGGCGCATTTACCGCATGGAAGAACGTCCGTTCCGCACGTACGTGGACGAAGCCATCCGCCGCCCGGGCGTGGCGGGAGAAAACCTGCTGCAGCTGCTGGAGATGCGACTGGACAACGTGGTGTATCGGCTGGGGTTGGCGGTTTCTCGCGATCAAGCGCGGCAGCTGGTTTCTCACGGTTTCTTTACCGTCAACGGGCGGCAGGTCAACATTCCCTCATACCAGCTGCGTCCGGGCGACGAGGTATCCGTCGCGCAGGGCAAGCGCGACTCCGAACCGATACGCAGTAACCTGGCGAAGCGGGGAGCACATATCCCCGACTGGTTGACCTTCGACACGAGCACGCTGATGGGGCGAGTGGTTGCACGTCCGACCCGTGAGCAGATTGATACCGATGTCGAAGAGCAGATGATTATCGAATTCTACTCGCGATAA